Genomic DNA from Candidatus Pantoea bituminis:
ACGCCAAGAGAACTTGCGTAACGCCTTAGTGATGATTGACAATCGGTTCAACGCATTGGCGCATTGGGATAACCCCAAAGGCGATCGTTATTCTGTCGAGCTTGAAATTATATCCGCTGAGTTGAATGTTGATGCTGACGGCAACGGTGATGCCTTCCCAGTTATTGAAATACTGAAAACAAATATCGTTGATAAAAAAACCAACGAACGCATTGATGGTATTTTAGGGAATAATTTCTCCTCTTACGTACGTGATTATGACTTCAGCGTACTACTCCCAGAGCACAATAATAATCAATCCAAATTTAGCACGCCGGAGAGTTTTGGCGTTTTGCATGGTAATATCTTTAAAAGATTCATTGGTTCAAAGGCTTACAAAGATAACTTCAATAAAACACCTGTTATATGCCTAAGTGTTTCAAGCAAAAATACCTATCATCGAACAGGTAATGAGCATCCTGTATTGGGCGTCGAATATCAGCAGAATGAATCTTCTTTAACTGACCAATATTTTACGAAAATGGGGTTGCAGGCTCGCTATTTTATGCCGCCAAATAGTGTTGCGCCTTTGGCATTTTATTTTGTTGGTGATTTACTCAGTGATTACACGAATCTTGAGCTTATCAGTACCATCAGCACGATGGAGACTTTTCAAAAGATTTATCGACCTGAGATTTACAATGCTAATTCTGCAGCAGGAAAATACTACCAACCAAACCTGAATCATCAGGATTATTCTATAACGCAGATTGTTTATGATCGAGAAGAACGTAGCCAATTAGCTGTTGAGCAGGGAAAGTTTACTGAGAAGCACTTCATCAAACCTTACCAAACTATTCTTGAGCAATGGTCTGCTAATTCCGTTCTTTGATTAATCAAAATACAAGGTCATCTATTATGAAAAAGTTACTTCCCACTTCGACTGCTGGCAGTTTACCTAAACCTTCCTGGCTTGCTCAACCCGAGACACTTTGGTCTCCCTGGAAATTACAAGATCAGGAATTAATTGAGGGCAAACAAGATGCCCTGCGTTTGTGCCTGGAAGATCAACAACAGGCAGGTATTGATATTGTTAGTGATGGCGAGCAGACGCGACAGCATTTCGTCACTACGTTTATTGAGCATCTCGACGGCGTTGATTTTGAAAAACGTGAGATCGTTAAAATTCGTAATCGCTACGATGCGAGTGTACCGACCGTCGTGGGTGCCGTGTCTCGCCAAAAGCCCGTTTTTGTTGAAGATGCCAAATATTTACGTCAGCAAACCAAGCAACCCATTAAATGGGCCCTACCAGGTCCCATGACTATGATAGATACGCTCTACGATAGTCACTATAAAAGCCGCGAAAAACTTGCCTGGGAATTCGCCAAAATTCTTAATCAGGAAGCCAAAGAGTTAGAGGCTGCTGGTGTCGATATTATCCAATTTGATGAGCCCGCATTTAACGTTTTTTTGATGAAGTAAACGATTGGGGTATTGCCGCTTTAGAAAGAGCAATTGAAGGGCTTAATTGCGAAACTGCCGTACATATTTGCTACGGTTATGGCATTAAAGCCAATACAGATTGGAAAAAGACGCTGGGAACAGAGTGGAGACAATATGAAGAGATTTTTCCTAAACTACAAAAATCGAATATCGATATAATATCACTGGAATGTCAAAACTCTCATGTACCAATGGAACTCATTGAACTCATTCGAGGTAAAAAAGTCATGGTTGGGGCCATAGATGTGGCAACCAATACCATTGAAACACCAGAGGAAGTTGCCAATACTTTGCGAAAAGCACTACAGTTTGTTGACGCCGATAAGCTCTACCCTTGCACCAACTGTGGCATGACGCCTTTATCTCGTCGAGTAGCAAGAGGCAAGCTAAATGCTTTAAGTGCTGGTGCAGACATCGTCCGAAGAGAACTGTTGGCTAAATAACTTCGCCAAATTTTATATCCCTACTCAGTCCGGGTTGAGCAATGAGATCAATCATCAACTATCCCAAACCATCATTCGGACTGAGCGATGATGCTCATCGCAGCAATCATTGATAAGAACAATAACGATTGAGTAAAGACGCTAAACAGACTTTTACCGTGTCTCGGCCATGGTTTTCTACTGATTGGCCTCTATTGCATGTCATTATTCATCACTGTCATTAACTACTTGTGTTCTACCAGAAGTAAAAATAACGAGAAATTTTTCATTATGGAATAACGGGTTATTTAAGCTTATGTTTTATATGACTGCATGTCTTTTTTTAGGTGTGTCCTCTTTAAATTTTTCGCGAATGTATTTTACCTAAGACGTTTATAAAGGTAATGGCGCAGCCTTGGATGAAAATGAAGCTACTACGCCATTTTTGAGCGAGCTCAACCTTTTAATTTTCTCAACAAAGGCGGCATGCCGCTGAATTGCTGAATTGTGGCCATCAGCCTGACCGTCATAGTTATATGTCTATGAATGATAGTAGTAATATCAATATGTTAGTGTTATCCCCAATCGTTGCCTATTACCTGAAATCACTGTGTTCTGACAGAGTAAATGGAAACGCATTTTTCTGTTCCACTTGTAAATCTATTTATCACCTTTCTCTCTATAATCTTAGCTGACTTCCTAAAATAAAGTCTGCTTCCTGTAATGTTACATCTAGTCCCGCTGAAGGGGTAAATGTCAGCTCCCCAAATATTACCTTGCTATTTAGAAGGTAGAAGTCAGCTCGGACAAACTTAAAGTCAGAAGCTAATTTTGCAGCATACTCTTTCATTTTATTAAAACCATCAGGCATTTTTGGGAAACGTTTTTTATTTATTAATTCAATGGTATCCTCGAAAGGTAAAGGGTTCCAGTTCATATCAAAATAGTAAAACTTAGGTATTCCCTTTTCTCGCCCTATGCATACCATTACCGCGTATGGTTTTCCATTAAAACAGTAAAATTTGTAATCATCAGGAAAGCCACCGCTTTCATTTTCAATATACTTCTCGCACAGAATTTTCCTTTCTATTTTTTTATACTGAGGCTCAATAAAAAGATTAGAAAAATCCTGTCTTAACCATTTATTTAGTTGTCTGTTTGTCTTTTCAATGTCTATTGATGATTTATTATCACATATTATATTATAACCGGCTCCATGGTTGCATTTTAGCGCAAACTTTTCAGGTAATGTATTATAATCAATGCTTTGTGGGTTATCGTATACGCCGTATAAGTCATTAAGGATTTCATCACACCCTTTAGATGAAACATACTCCCTTACTTTATATTTATCAGCACACATGGTGTAAATATCACCATTCAGTTCGTTGAATTTAAGCCACTGTATTTTTTCGTTAAAGTTGGTGGGGTTTGTTAAGTTAAGTTTTTTCTTAAACTTAATATAGTAATGAGCTTTAGCACAAAACTTTGGAGAGATATTAGCATAGATGTTTAAAGCTGATTTTACTGTGTGTTTTATCATTTTCATTTAAATTATCTCGTTTTGAAAATGTTAAGATGCATTTTGATGATTGTTTTATTTCTGAAGAAATAATTAAGTAAAGTGCAAGAGAGTATCTCTACAGTTAAAAAACAATATGCAGCACCATTAATCCCGAATGAACTAATCATTAACCAGGATAATGGTATTGTTAATATACAGCATAAGATCATTTTTTTAGCCAGGTAACTATACCCAGACTCTTTTATCATATATCTATAACAAATTGTCCCTAATGAAGAGAACATTGTGCCAATGATTATTATGGGGATAATGTTAACCGAATCCATGTAATTATCGCCATAGAGTAAATGTATAAAATAACCTCCAAAAAGATAGAACCCACCTAAAGCAATAAGTGATAATAGAATCACGATTCTGTTTATTTTAATGAGTAATTTCTCAACGGTTATTTCATTCTTTTCACTATAAATCTTTGAGAAAAACTGGTTACTAATGACAATACAATAAACGACCAAGCACCTCCTATTGTTAACGCTACGCTATAAATTCCCAGATAAGAGTAAGACATTATCTTAGTTAAAAAAATGCTGGATATCTGAGTGTATATATCTGCTGATAAGCTTGATAAGATTAAAGCACCACCAGCGTATAACATGTGACGATTATATATGCCAGCCACCTTACTGTTTTCTTTTATTTTTGTCGTGTACTTAAAATAAATTAAGCGCATAATGTAAGGTATGAGAGGGATAATGACAATAGGTATTGTGAAGTAGTGAACCGGCATTTTAAAGTGAGCAATATAATATCTAATTAATAGGGCGAGAGATAACCCAATTACATTCGTAATTGTATTTATTTTTGATTTTAATTGAGTGTTGTTGTAAATGGAAAAAAAGTCCATCACAATATAGTATGTGGCAATGCAGTTGGCCACGCCAAATAAAAATACAATTAAATCAGTAAAGAAATAGAGATAAATTAAAACTGAGCCTGATGATACGATAAAGAAAATACGCCGTAGATTTTGAGTGTGTATCGCCATGGCGATTCCAGACTTTGTATTTTCACTCATGCGTTTAAATATAATGTTCTGACCACCAAACCATGATAGCGTTTGCACAAAAATAAAAATAGATGTAGAAATATTTATTTTGCCAAAGTTTTCTGGCCCAATGTACTTTGCCATAAGCGAATTAATATATATCAAGCCGATTATATTAACTGACTTTTCTAGCATAATCCATATCGCGTTAGAGTACATTTTATTTCTCACGTAAACATAGTTTTTTGATGTCTGTAAATTTAATCTATGATTTTTTGGATAAAGTGGTCCTTTGTTATGAATAATTTCTTTATTTATTGTTGGGTTTTTCTTTTTATCTAAATAACCATTCGCGTCATTTTGTTGAGTTGTTAGTGTGAATGCTTATATAAAAATAGGAAAGTTTTTTTGAATGAATCAGATTAGTGGCAGTATTTCATAAATAATGATTCCACTTATTTTTAGTGTTTTATGGGCAGGTAATGCGATAAATGGAATGGCGATCACAGGTTTTGAGTTGGGTGTCACCAGCATGAATTCACATGCATTTATCATAAAAAAGCGAATGAGCAAGCGCATCATCAACGGCCTGTTAAATTTATGCGCGGGGGCTGCTTATTTTTAGTATTAATACCAGTGTCATCTAAAGTATTCGTCAGGAGCAATGCCAATACACGGAGGAATAATTCGTACGACGATGGCCCTGTTGGCCTGTAATAAACACGACTGTCACGTCGCCTCTCGCCTTTGCTGTTATGCCTCATCCCACTATTTGATTAAACAGGGTACATCGGAGCATTACAGTAAGCGGGAGTTAATTCAAATGTTCAGACCAGTAATTTCGATGACCCTTCAGCATTGAAGAACAGGAAACTGAAATATTGCCATTCTCGTCTTTGATAATGAATGGAAGTAAAGCAATAGTCTGAATGATCGGCTTAGGAAAAGGGATGATTTCGAGTTTTATGGCCTAGCCATGCCGGGGACGAGGCGAGCTGACTCCGATAATTTCTGAGTCTACCGCGGAGCGGCAAACATTACCGTCCTGTGGCCTTAGCGCTAGCCTTCTAATCCTGGGTACGTGCTTTTCTGGATAGGTTTTTTTGTTCCTGCTTAAAGAGGATGATCTGCACCCATAGATTAACTCAGCATGGTGTTAGCAAGGACCGCTTCTGGCATAAAGCAGGAAATAAGGAACGTTGTCTGACCGCTATGAGCGAAAAGCAGACCTGAGGCTCACGGTATGTTGAGCGATGCAAGTCATTCTGTTCAAGTGTTAGAAGCTTAGCTCTAATCCAATATTGGTCGCTCCGACAAGTTCGGGAATGCCAGGAGACGGGTAATGCTTCAACAGTTATCACTGTCAGCAGGGGTTTTGTATGCTCATCGTATAGTCTGGACTTAAGCAGTTGCGTCATACTGTGAAGGCACGTCATAAAGCGTATCCGTAAAATTTCCTTTTCTTCCTTGCGGAGCCAGTCAGACAAAGGCATTAACAGAAACGCCATGAGATCTTCAGGGCTGTAGCTGGTATTGACTTCCCCAGATAACCAGCCTGTGTTTCATCGGTTCCGGATAGAAATTGAAAAAATAAATTCCTGCCTGCGAAATTTCTAGCCGCTAGGCTGATACTGCCGCGAATCATTCAAGAGGGGTAATCTTCATGCTCAAGGCGCTATAAGCACGGGCACCCTTTAGACTGGGAAACCCGTGCTTACGCACCGGGTGTCTTTCTCCGAATTCACTTTTTCTTATAAACATCTGCAGTAGCATGCATTTTGTTTTTGGTATTGCCGGATGTCAGGACATAAATATCTCCGCCTTTCTTATCGGCAAGTTCAGAAAGCTCAGTCTTTGCATCGGCTGCACTGGTCTCACCTGAAGTTGAAATGCTGCCAACCTTTTCATATTGCCCCTGCACCTTTTCAAAATCATTTTTCGGCATCATTTCTGCCGCAAATGAGCTAAATGAAAAAACGCACGCGGCTATAGCGTAAATGAATATTTTCATCTGATAACTCTCCTGTCTGGTTTAGTATGAAGTTAATATTAATTACAAGGATAAATATATAGTCAGCTTCAGGCTTTTGCCTTAGGCATTAAATTTATTTTTCCTTTTTGTGATGAGTGATTTCTTCAGAGCATATGAGCTACTGCTTAAAAGGGGATTCGTCGCAAATAGCCTTAGTAAAAGAAGAACAACTTTGGGGGGATTAGCCAGTATTGAATGAGGTTATATATTTTAGAGTGCTAAAGGTTATAGGTTTTTAGAACTTTCAGAAGAAATAAATTTAAGATAAAGACAGGTTGAGTTAAATTTTTCGGCGCATGACTGTTGCTTTCTTAATTTCCGCTGTAGGTTGTTGTTTTAATAAGATGATATTTGTTAGAGTTGCAACATGATAAGTGTCTTATAATTCTTAATGAATTTAACTGGCAATGCGTTATCAATCATATCCCGGGGGAAAGATGATTATTCCACAGAAGCTCGAATAAAAGTTGAGCGCCATTAGAATTTTTAACGCTCTCTGGTTTTTTTGAATGTGGCAGAAACCAGTCAGTATTCAGGTTTATGAGCTTCTTCCGGTGACGGCCGTTGTTGCGGGGACAATGACCGGAAAACGCTCACAGCACACTTATCTTTTATCGAAGCCGTATTGACAGACGTCACGACGAATAAGCCGGTCATAAAAGTAGTCAGAAAAGCGTACGGTGGTAAAGCTTCTAACAGTCAGTCTCAGATAAGCAGGGATGACTTAAAAAGTGCAATCGATGTCATGGTTGCTGATGTCGTAGATTTTCCGGGAAAATAAATACGGAGAGGGCAGTTTGGCTTATGCTGAATCCTGTCCGGAGATTCATGTGGCCTTTTCTGAAGAGGGGTGTCTGTTAGCTAAAAATCCACTCTGAAAATAGTGTTTAATATTTATCGCGTAACAGCGCGTTATTGATATTTGAAATGAGCCTTGCTGCGACCTGTTACGCTTTCGTCAAAACAGAGTAGCTGGTTTCTGCCTGCCTCGCATCGACCGGTAGTTTAACCATAAGGGCTGCTGGACAATATCTATTATCTTCTAACAGGCATTAAATATGAGGACGTAGCGAGCCGATATGCCGCGCTGAGATGACCGCCTGCGCGGAATATTTCGTCGCAGTTATGCCTATGATCTTATTCCGTCAAAAAAACAGAGCTGATTTGGATAACACATCGACTGACTGCGTTCAGAGTTAAGATTTTTTTACGAATAAGCCCGTTTGGATAGGTCGTATCAGCCCGGTAAGAAGTTCCTGCGCTTTTATAGATGGGCTAATACACGTCGTTTTAGGAGCCAGAAGCAGGGATTTCGCTGTTCACAACCTCAGGCCCGACATCAGGTCGGTAAAATCAGCTTGGATCCATTCGTCTCGGGCTTGGTAGCGATTTTTTCTAACCGGAAAAGCATTTCCCTTTCTTCATAGTCATCTTATGTGATTGAAAAAATTGTCAGCTGAGCTTGCCCCTATTACTGGGGAGAGAGGCAAGAGCATTTTCCCAATAGACTCAATGAATAAGGACAGATCGCTGTGGGGCGACGGGCTTCAGTCCGCCCATTCCAGCGCCGCCAGCTCGTGAGGCTAAACCCTACTTTCCGACAGGCGGGCAGCAGACGTTATGGCTTCACGTAGCCACCGGAGCAGTTGCGCGCGTTCGTGAGCGGTATGCCTCCAATCTGACCTTCGCCTTGAACTCCGCGCTGTGCAGTTTCCGCTTCTTCGCTTCCGTCATATCCTGCCGTCCTGCGTTGAGGACAATGAGCGTAAACTGCTGTCTCACATCGTTGCTCCACTATACTGACCATTGCAGTAGTCACTTACATACGAGGCTGCGCACGGTTAATTACCGGGTGCTAACCTTACCCATGACCATCAGGAGAGCAAAATGCAAAAGAGTAAAACCTTGAAAGCCCTGCTAGCCGTAACGGTAGTGGCAGCTATGTTCAGCTCTGTCGGCGTGCAAGCCCAGACCCCGACGAGCGCCGCGCAGAATGGTGCCGCTGGCCAGACCGGATCGCGCACCATGCTCAGCTCCGACGACGTAAAAGCGTTGAAGGACATGGCGCAAGCTAATATTAATGAAATCGCCGCCGCCAAAATCGCGCTGAGCAAGGCCCAAAGCAGTGAAGTCAAAGCATTCGCTAAGCAGATGGTCGACGACCACGGCGCTGCCTTGACCAAAGTACAGACGGTCGCCCAGCAAAAGGGTGTAGCACTGCCGACTGAGCCAGACGCCAAGCAC
This window encodes:
- a CDS encoding DUF1852 domain-containing protein, with translation MNKEFTFTIKSIRFDENYNPSESTRITTNFANLARGEKRQENLRNALVMIDNRFNALAHWDNPKGDRYSVELEIISAELNVDADGNGDAFPVIEILKTNIVDKKTNERIDGILGNNFSSYVRDYDFSVLLPEHNNNQSKFSTPESFGVLHGNIFKRFIGSKAYKDNFNKTPVICLSVSSKNTYHRTGNEHPVLGVEYQQNESSLTDQYFTKMGLQARYFMPPNSVAPLAFYFVGDLLSDYTNLELISTISTMETFQKIYRPEIYNANSAAGKYYQPNLNHQDYSITQIVYDREERSQLAVEQGKFTEKHFIKPYQTILEQWSANSVL
- a CDS encoding oligosaccharide flippase family protein, coding for MYSNAIWIMLEKSVNIIGLIYINSLMAKYIGPENFGKINISTSIFIFVQTLSWFGGQNIIFKRMSENTKSGIAMAIHTQNLRRIFFIVSSGSVLIYLYFFTDLIVFLFGVANCIATYYIVMDFFSIYNNTQLKSKINTITNVIGLSLALLIRYYIAHFKMPVHYFTIPIVIIPLIPYIMRLIYFKYTTKIKENSKVAGIYNRHMLYAGGALILSSLSADIYTQISSIFLTKIMSYSYLGIYSVALTIGGAWSFIVLSLVTSFSQRFIVKRMK
- the yahO gene encoding DUF1471 family periplasmic protein YahO, translated to MKIFIYAIAACVFSFSSFAAEMMPKNDFEKVQGQYEKVGSISTSGETSAADAKTELSELADKKGGDIYVLTSGNTKNKMHATADVYKKK
- a CDS encoding ATP-grasp fold amidoligase family protein; protein product: MKMIKHTVKSALNIYANISPKFCAKAHYYIKFKKKLNLTNPTNFNEKIQWLKFNELNGDIYTMCADKYKVREYVSSKGCDEILNDLYGVYDNPQSIDYNTLPEKFALKCNHGAGYNIICDNKSSIDIEKTNRQLNKWLRQDFSNLFIEPQYKKIERKILCEKYIENESGGFPDDYKFYCFNGKPYAVMVCIGREKGIPKFYYFDMNWNPLPFEDTIELINKKRFPKMPDGFNKMKEYAAKLASDFKFVRADFYLLNSKVIFGELTFTPSAGLDVTLQEADFILGSQLRL
- a CDS encoding DUF4142 domain-containing protein, producing the protein MQKSKTLKALLAVTVVAAMFSSVGVQAQTPTSAAQNGAAGQTGSRTMLSSDDVKALKDMAQANINEIAAAKIALSKAQSSEVKAFAKQMVDDHGAALTKVQTVAQQKGVALPTEPDAKHKAMATELEKQSGGAFDKMYMENAGTKDHKMVLSTLQSDSRKIKDPDVKALADAHTPVVEQHLKSAQQMSM